A DNA window from Candidatus Binatia bacterium contains the following coding sequences:
- the lnt gene encoding apolipoprotein N-acyltransferase has protein sequence MEGNWYLLDFFGLVPWLLSLDGVRTLRGTALCGLAMCTAFVLAIFAWFGFAIAVYSAGAAAAGIVVLALTAPLLQPQFIVFAVVRFVSGRHHGPILRALVGAAAWVATEWVYPKLLADSLAHGFYPSAVLRQSADIAGTAGITFVIVLINESLASAVAAARTRGARAAAFPLTAAAAITLAMVGYGQWRLSELAHAASDAKPVRVAMIQSNIAAYDRLKREHGAYDAVRYVLDTHFEMSRDAVDHDHVDALLWSETVFPTTFGRPKSDTGATLDREIEDFVSRLGVPLVFGTYDRDDDGEYNSAVFLEPGAVGADPHFGVYRKTRLFFLTEYIPWWMDNSLVRAWLPWAGTWKPGPGARVLPLRVSGGRSIAVLPMICLDDVDVGLAVEGARRGAQAIFTMSNDSWFAEHAGGAHLHLVVAAFRSIETRLPQLRVTSTGISAVIDATGQIVASAGVGERRALVGEIDPRNPPKTLVVLWGDWLGPSSLAFVLLAFAVPIWNGRAGRPSAR, from the coding sequence TGTGCACCGCTTTCGTGCTCGCGATCTTCGCGTGGTTCGGCTTCGCGATCGCCGTGTACTCGGCGGGTGCGGCAGCGGCAGGCATCGTCGTGCTGGCGCTTACGGCACCGCTGCTGCAGCCGCAGTTCATCGTGTTCGCGGTCGTGCGCTTCGTGTCGGGCCGCCACCACGGACCGATACTGCGTGCGCTCGTCGGCGCGGCGGCATGGGTCGCCACCGAATGGGTCTATCCGAAGCTTCTCGCCGATTCGCTGGCGCACGGGTTCTACCCTTCTGCCGTGCTGCGCCAGAGCGCAGACATCGCCGGAACCGCCGGCATCACGTTCGTCATCGTGCTGATCAACGAGAGTCTCGCCTCGGCGGTTGCCGCCGCTCGCACGCGAGGCGCGCGCGCAGCCGCCTTCCCGTTGACGGCGGCCGCCGCGATCACGCTCGCGATGGTCGGCTACGGCCAGTGGCGCCTGTCGGAGCTCGCGCACGCTGCAAGTGACGCCAAACCCGTGCGCGTGGCGATGATCCAGTCGAACATCGCCGCGTACGATCGCCTCAAGCGCGAGCACGGCGCCTACGATGCGGTCCGTTACGTGCTCGACACCCATTTCGAGATGTCTCGCGACGCGGTGGACCACGACCACGTCGATGCGCTGCTGTGGTCCGAGACGGTGTTTCCGACGACGTTCGGCCGTCCGAAGAGCGATACCGGCGCGACGCTGGACCGGGAGATCGAGGATTTCGTCTCCCGTCTCGGAGTTCCGCTCGTGTTCGGCACCTATGACCGCGACGACGACGGCGAGTACAACTCGGCAGTGTTTCTCGAGCCCGGCGCCGTCGGCGCCGACCCGCACTTCGGCGTCTACCGCAAGACGCGGCTGTTCTTCCTCACCGAGTACATCCCGTGGTGGATGGACAATTCCCTGGTGCGCGCGTGGCTGCCATGGGCCGGAACCTGGAAACCGGGCCCCGGCGCGCGCGTACTGCCGCTTCGCGTTTCCGGCGGCCGCAGCATCGCGGTGCTGCCGATGATCTGTCTCGACGACGTCGACGTCGGTTTGGCGGTCGAAGGTGCGCGCCGCGGAGCCCAGGCGATCTTTACGATGTCGAACGACTCGTGGTTCGCCGAGCACGCCGGCGGAGCCCACCTGCACCTCGTGGTCGCCGCTTTCCGCAGCATCGAAACACGTCTCCCCCAGCTGCGCGTCACGAGCACGGGAATTTCGGCCGTCATCGACGCGACCGGGCAAATCGTCGCCAGCGCGGGAGTCGGCGAGCGGCGAGCGCTCGTCGGCGAGATCGATCCGCGCAACCCGCCGAAAACGCTCGTCGTGCTGTGGGGAGACTGGCTCGGACCGTCGAGCCTGGCGTTCGTGCTCCTCGCGTTCGCGGTGCCGATCTGGAACGGGCGCGCCGGTCGTCCGTCCGCTCGTTGA